Proteins encoded together in one Lathyrus oleraceus cultivar Zhongwan6 chromosome 5, CAAS_Psat_ZW6_1.0, whole genome shotgun sequence window:
- the LOC127087301 gene encoding pentatricopeptide repeat-containing protein At2g13600, with the protein MNWHFGVQIHAYTIRSGYEDNLFLSTALVDFYAKCFCIVDARKIFRVMKVHDQVSWTSLIVGFSANKLGKEAFFLFKEMLGTRIMPNCFTLTSVVNACVGENGVVDCCPSLHVHVVKRGFDTSNFVISSLVDCYASCGRIDDAVLLFNETSEKDIVIYNTMISGYCRNLYSEDALKLFVEMRGKNMSPTDHTVSSILSACSRLAVLVEGKQVHSLVIKMGFENVFMDSTLIDMYSKGGDIDEAQCVWDQTSWKNIVLLTSMIMGYAQCGRGLEALGFFDYLLTEQKLIPDHVCFSAVLSACSHAGFIDKGEEYFNKMRTDYGLSPDIDQYTCLIDLYARNGDLRKARDLMDEMPYDPSCIIWSSILSACKIYGDVELGREAANQLIKMEPCNTTPYLTVAHIYARKGLWNEVSEVRSLMQQRVKGKYAWSWV; encoded by the coding sequence ATGAATTGGCATTTTGGCGTACAAATCCACGCATATACGATTCGATCAGGATATGAAGATAATCTGTTCCTTAGTACTGCGCTTGTGGATTTCTATGCAAAATGTTTTTGCATTGTGGATGCAAGGAAGATATTTAGAGTCATGAAAGTGCATGATCAAGTATCATGGACTTCACTTATTGTTGGATTTTCAGCAAATAAATTAGGAAAAGAGGCGTTCTTCTTGTTCAAAGAGATGTTAGGAACTCGTATTATGCCTAATTGTTTTACCTTGACTAGTGTCGTTAATGCGTGTGTGGGGGAAAATGGAGTCGTTGATTGTTGTCCAAGTCTTCATGTTCATGTTGTCAAACGAGGATTTGATACTAGCAATTTTGTGATTAGTTCATTAGTTGATTGTTATGCGAGTTGTGGACGGATTGATGATGCTGTGTTGTTATTTAATGAAACTAGTGAGAAGGATATTGTTATATACAATACAATGATCTCTGGATACTGTCGGAATCTGTACAGCGAAGATGCACTGAAACTATTTGTGGAAATGCGGGGGAAAAATATGAGTCCTACTGATCATACTGTATCTTCGATTTTAAGTGCTTGCAGCCGTCTCGCAGTGCTTGTAGAAGGAAAACAAGTGCACTCTCTGGTTATTAAAATGGGTTTTGAGAATGTGTTTATGGACAGTACTCTGATTGATATGTATTCAAAGGGTGGCGACATTGATGAGGCTCAATGTGTGTGGGATCAGACTTCTTGGAAGAACATTGTGTTGCTGACATCCATGATCATGGGTTATGCTCAATGTGGAAGAGGTTTAGAGGCTTTGGGATTTTTTGATTATTTATTAACCGAGCAGAAGTTAATTCCTGATCATGTCTGCTTTAGTGCTGTCTTATCAGCTTGTAGTCATGCAGGATTTATTGACAAAGGGGAGGAATATTTCAACAAAATGAGAACAGATTATGGGTTGTCTCCTGATATAGATCAATATACTTGCTTGATTGATCTTTATGCTAGAAATGGAGATTTAAGGAAGGCGAGGGATTTAATGGATGAAATGCCTTATGATCCTAGTTGTATAATATGGAGTTCCATTTTGAGTGCCTGTAAGATTTATGGAGATGTTGAGCTTGGAAGAGAGGCTGCTAATCAGCTCATTAAGATGGAACCGTGTAATACAACTCCATATTTAACTGTAGCACATATCTATGCAAGAAAAGGTTTATGGAACGAAGTATCTGAAGTTAGAAGCCTTATGCAACAAAGGGTTAAGGGAAAGTATGCATGGAGTTGGGTATAG